A part of Bacillus thuringiensis genomic DNA contains:
- the rncS gene encoding ribonuclease III: MPYRKHREKKYETKYREAFKVFQEEIGITFSDEKLLIQAFTHSSYVNEHRKKPHEDNERLEFLGDAVLELTVSQYLFQKYPTMSEGELTKLRAAIVCEPSLVRFANELSFGSLVLLGKGEEMTGGRERPALLADVFEAFIGALYLDQGLETVWGFLKEVVYPKINEGAFSHVMDYKSQLQELIQRDGSGNIEYQILQEKGPAHNREFVSRVTLNNEALGLGSGKSKKEAEQQAAAEALKKLKEQL, encoded by the coding sequence ATGCCGTACCGAAAACATAGAGAAAAAAAATACGAAACAAAATATCGTGAAGCGTTTAAAGTATTTCAAGAAGAGATAGGTATTACGTTTTCAGATGAAAAATTATTGATTCAAGCATTTACGCATTCATCGTATGTGAATGAGCATCGAAAAAAACCGCATGAGGACAATGAGCGTCTTGAATTTCTTGGTGATGCTGTATTGGAACTCACTGTATCACAGTATCTGTTTCAAAAATATCCGACAATGAGCGAAGGAGAGTTAACAAAACTACGTGCAGCTATTGTATGTGAACCATCTCTTGTTCGTTTTGCAAACGAATTGTCATTTGGTAGCCTTGTTTTATTAGGGAAAGGTGAGGAAATGACGGGTGGACGTGAACGACCAGCTTTATTAGCGGATGTCTTTGAAGCGTTTATTGGTGCCCTTTATCTTGATCAAGGGCTTGAAACAGTTTGGGGATTCTTAAAAGAAGTTGTATATCCGAAAATTAATGAAGGTGCTTTTTCTCATGTGATGGATTATAAGAGTCAATTACAAGAGTTGATTCAGCGTGATGGTAGTGGCAATATTGAGTATCAAATTTTGCAAGAAAAAGGACCGGCTCATAACCGAGAATTTGTGTCACGTGTAACTTTAAATAATGAGGCATTAGGTCTTGGAAGTGGCAAGTCGAAAAAAGAAGCAGAGCAACAAGCTGCTGCAGAAGCATTGAAAAAATTAAAAGAACAACTATAA
- the acpP gene encoding acyl carrier protein, whose protein sequence is MADVLERVTKIIVDRLGVEETEVVPAASFKEDLGADSLDVVELVMQLEDEFEMEISDEDAEKIATVGDAVTYIESHL, encoded by the coding sequence ATGGCAGATGTTTTAGAGCGTGTAACAAAAATCATCGTTGATCGTTTAGGTGTAGAAGAAACTGAAGTAGTACCAGCTGCGAGCTTTAAAGAAGATTTAGGCGCAGACTCCCTAGATGTAGTAGAACTTGTAATGCAATTGGAAGATGAATTCGAAATGGAAATTTCTGATGAAGATGCTGAAAAGATTGCTACTGTTGGCGATGCTGTGACTTACATAGAGAGTCATCTATAA
- the fabG gene encoding 3-oxoacyl-[acyl-carrier-protein] reductase: MLKGKVALVTGASRGIGRAIAIDLAKQGANVVVNYAGNEQKANEVVDEIKKLGSDAIAVRADVANAEDVTNMVKQTVDTFGQVDILVNNAGVTKDNLLMRMKEEEWDTVINTNLKGVFLCTKAVSRYMMRQRHGRIINIASVVGVTGNPGQANYVAAKAGVIGLTKTSAKELASRNITVNAIAPGFIATDMTDVLDENIKAEMLKLIPVAQFGEAEDIANAVTFFASDQSKYVTGQTLNVDGGMVM; the protein is encoded by the coding sequence ATGTTAAAAGGGAAAGTAGCATTAGTAACTGGCGCTTCGCGTGGAATTGGTCGTGCGATTGCGATTGATTTAGCGAAACAAGGGGCAAATGTTGTAGTAAATTATGCTGGTAATGAGCAAAAGGCAAATGAAGTAGTTGATGAAATAAAGAAATTAGGTTCGGATGCAATTGCAGTAAGAGCAGATGTTGCAAATGCTGAAGATGTGACAAATATGGTGAAACAAACTGTAGATACATTTGGACAAGTTGATATTCTTGTAAATAATGCGGGTGTAACAAAAGATAATTTATTAATGCGTATGAAAGAAGAAGAATGGGATACAGTTATTAATACAAACCTAAAAGGTGTATTTTTATGTACGAAGGCAGTATCTCGATATATGATGCGTCAACGTCATGGACGTATTATTAATATCGCTTCTGTTGTTGGAGTAACAGGTAATCCAGGACAAGCAAACTATGTAGCTGCTAAAGCGGGTGTAATTGGATTAACAAAAACATCAGCAAAAGAGTTAGCGAGCCGTAATATTACTGTAAATGCAATTGCTCCTGGGTTTATTGCGACAGATATGACAGATGTATTAGATGAAAATATAAAAGCTGAAATGTTAAAATTAATTCCTGTAGCTCAGTTTGGTGAAGCGGAGGATATCGCAAATGCTGTAACGTTTTTTGCTTCTGATCAAAGCAAATATGTTACAGGTCAAACGTTAAATGTTGATGGCGGTATGGTAATGTAA
- the fabD gene encoding ACP S-malonyltransferase: MGKLAFLFPGQGSQAVGMGKQLAENNKEVANVFAKADEVLQDSLSEVIFEGPQEKLTLTTNAQPALLTTSFAILTALKEYDITPDFVAGHSLGEYSALVAAGAITFEDAVYAVRKRGEYMEEAVPGGEGAMAAILGADPHVLKQVTEEVTSEGYAVQIANMNSTKQIVISGTKQGVEIASQRAKENGAKRAIPLKVSGPFHSSLMKPAAEKFQSVLNEITIQDTNIPVIANVTADVITSGAHIQEKLIEQLYSPVLWYPSIENMVNQGVDTFIEIGPGKVLAGLMKSIDSSVKAYAIYDEETLKDTISNLRGEN, translated from the coding sequence ATGGGAAAACTAGCATTTCTTTTTCCGGGCCAAGGTTCACAGGCAGTTGGAATGGGTAAACAGTTAGCGGAGAATAATAAAGAGGTTGCAAATGTGTTTGCAAAAGCAGATGAGGTGTTGCAAGATTCACTTTCAGAAGTGATTTTTGAAGGGCCGCAGGAAAAGCTGACGTTAACGACAAATGCGCAGCCTGCCTTATTAACAACGAGTTTTGCTATTTTGACAGCTTTGAAAGAGTATGATATTACACCAGACTTTGTTGCAGGACATAGTTTAGGTGAATATAGCGCTCTTGTAGCAGCGGGTGCAATAACTTTTGAAGACGCTGTATATGCTGTAAGGAAACGTGGGGAATACATGGAAGAAGCTGTTCCTGGCGGAGAAGGTGCAATGGCGGCTATTTTAGGTGCTGATCCACATGTGCTGAAACAAGTTACAGAAGAAGTAACAAGTGAAGGATATGCAGTACAAATCGCTAATATGAATAGTACGAAGCAAATTGTGATTTCTGGAACAAAGCAAGGAGTCGAGATTGCTTCTCAAAGAGCGAAAGAAAATGGTGCAAAGAGAGCAATTCCGCTTAAGGTAAGTGGACCGTTCCACTCTTCGCTTATGAAGCCAGCAGCGGAGAAGTTCCAAAGTGTCTTAAATGAAATTACAATTCAAGATACAAATATTCCTGTTATCGCGAATGTAACAGCAGACGTTATTACAAGTGGTGCACATATTCAAGAAAAGCTAATTGAACAGCTCTATTCGCCTGTCTTATGGTACCCATCCATTGAAAACATGGTGAATCAAGGGGTAGATACATTTATTGAGATTGGACCTGGGAAAGTACTTGCTGGACTTATGAAGTCAATTGATTCATCAGTGAAAGCATATGCGATATACGATGAAGAGACCTTAAAAGATACCATTTCGAATTTGAGAGGAGAAAACTGA
- the plsX gene encoding phosphate acyltransferase PlsX, with product MKIAIDAMGGDHAPKAVVLGAMKAIKEYTDLHITLVGKEEEIRQYLTSEERITILHTDEKIESTDEPVRAVRRKKQASMVLAAQQVKDGVANACISAGSTGALMAAGLFVVGRMEGIERPALSPTMPTVDGEGFVMLDVGANVDAKPIHLYQYAVMGSVYAEKVRGIKNPRVGLLNVGTEDGKGNELSKQVFAMLKDAPINFVGNVESRDLLQGVADVVVCDGFTGNVALKSLEGTALALFSMLKEQLMSSFTSKLAAAVLKPKLMVLKDKMDYSEYGGAALFGLKAPVIKAHGSSNDQSIFSAIRQTREMVAKEVIPTISSVMEKEPLQ from the coding sequence ATGAAAATCGCAATAGATGCAATGGGCGGCGATCATGCTCCAAAGGCTGTCGTATTAGGAGCAATGAAAGCTATTAAGGAATATACTGATTTACATATTACGTTAGTAGGTAAAGAAGAGGAAATTCGTCAATACTTAACGAGTGAAGAACGAATTACTATACTTCATACAGATGAAAAAATCGAATCGACAGATGAACCAGTAAGAGCGGTTCGTCGAAAAAAACAAGCTTCAATGGTACTAGCAGCGCAGCAAGTGAAAGACGGCGTAGCTAATGCTTGTATATCAGCTGGTAGTACAGGAGCTTTAATGGCGGCTGGATTGTTTGTTGTAGGTCGTATGGAAGGGATTGAGCGACCAGCATTATCCCCTACAATGCCAACTGTTGATGGAGAAGGTTTTGTTATGTTAGATGTTGGAGCGAACGTTGATGCAAAACCAATTCATTTATATCAATATGCAGTAATGGGATCTGTATACGCTGAGAAAGTAAGAGGAATTAAAAATCCTCGCGTTGGCCTTTTAAACGTTGGAACAGAGGATGGCAAAGGGAACGAGCTTTCAAAACAAGTCTTTGCAATGCTTAAGGATGCCCCAATTAATTTCGTTGGGAACGTTGAATCAAGAGATTTATTGCAAGGTGTAGCAGATGTTGTTGTATGTGATGGTTTTACAGGGAATGTAGCACTGAAATCATTAGAAGGAACAGCACTTGCATTATTCTCTATGTTAAAAGAGCAATTGATGAGTTCGTTTACGAGCAAATTAGCAGCAGCGGTATTAAAGCCAAAACTTATGGTATTAAAAGATAAAATGGATTATTCGGAGTATGGAGGAGCGGCATTATTTGGATTGAAAGCTCCTGTCATTAAGGCTCACGGTTCTTCCAATGACCAATCAATATTTAGTGCGATTCGTCAAACGAGAGAAATGGTAGCGAAAGAAGTTATCCCTACTATTTCAAGCGTAATGGAGAAAGAGCCACTCCAATAA
- the fapR gene encoding transcription factor FapR, whose product MKKRRSKKERQELLQQTIETNPFITDEDLAEKFQVSIQTVRLDRMELSIPELRERIKHVATKQHEEDVKSLPLEEVVGEIIDIELDRHAISIFEVKVEHVFKRNQIARGHHLFAQANSLAVAVIDEELALTAKSTIRYIRPVKLGERVVAKARVEDVENDKGRTVVKVRSFVGEELVFTGTFEMYRSSNYSEEGNNL is encoded by the coding sequence ATGAAAAAAAGAAGAAGTAAAAAAGAAAGACAAGAATTATTACAACAAACAATAGAAACGAATCCTTTTATTACGGATGAAGATTTAGCAGAAAAATTTCAAGTGAGTATACAAACTGTACGTCTTGATCGTATGGAATTATCTATTCCTGAATTAAGAGAAAGAATTAAACATGTAGCTACAAAGCAACATGAAGAAGATGTGAAATCTTTACCGTTAGAAGAGGTTGTCGGAGAAATTATCGATATAGAATTAGATAGACATGCGATTTCTATCTTTGAAGTAAAGGTAGAACACGTATTTAAAAGAAATCAGATTGCCCGTGGGCATCATTTGTTTGCGCAAGCAAACTCACTAGCTGTTGCGGTTATTGATGAAGAATTAGCTTTAACTGCAAAGTCTACCATTCGATACATTCGTCCTGTAAAATTAGGAGAGCGTGTTGTTGCAAAAGCGCGCGTTGAAGATGTAGAGAATGATAAAGGACGGACCGTTGTCAAAGTGCGTAGCTTTGTTGGAGAAGAACTTGTTTTTACAGGCACTTTTGAAATGTATCGATCTAGTAATTATAGTGAGGAAGGTAACAACTTATGA
- the recG gene encoding ATP-dependent DNA helicase RecG encodes MNEVVQVPVTDVKGIGGETSELLHEMGIYTVSHLLEHFPYRYEDYAMKDLAEVKHDERVTVEGKVHSAPLLQYYGKKKSRLTVRVLVGRYLITAVCFNRPYYKQKLNLDETVTITGKWDQHRQTIAVSELHFGPVVRQQEVEPVYSVKGKLTVKQMRRFIAQALKEYGDSIVEVLPDGLLSRYKLLPRYEALRALHFPVGQEDLKQARRRFVYEEFFLFQLKMQTLRKMERENSKGTKKEIPSAELQEFIDALPFPLTGAQRRVVDEIMKDMTSPYRMNRLLQGDVGSGKTVVAAIGLYAAKLAHYQGALMVPTEILAEQHYQSLAETFSHFGMKVELLTSSVKGVRRREILAKLEQGEIDILVGTHALIQDEVIFHRLGLVITDEQHRFGVAQRRVLREKGESPDVLFMTATPIPRTLAITAFGEMDVSIIDEMPAGRKVIETYWAKHDMLDRVLGFVEKEIKKGRQAYVICPLIEESEKLDVQNAIDLHSMLTHHYQGKCQVGLMHGRLSSQEKEEIMGQFSENKVQILVSTTVVEVGVNVPNATVMVIYDAERFGLSQLHQLRGRVGRGSEQSYCLLIADPKSETGKERMRIMTETNDGFVLSEKDLELRGPGDFFGSKQSGLPEFKVADMVHDYRALETARQDAALLVDSEAFWHNDQYASLRTYLDGTGVFQGEKLD; translated from the coding sequence TTGAATGAAGTTGTACAAGTTCCTGTTACCGATGTAAAGGGAATCGGAGGAGAAACATCTGAATTACTACACGAGATGGGAATTTATACAGTTTCTCATCTATTAGAACATTTTCCGTACCGTTATGAAGATTATGCGATGAAAGATCTTGCTGAAGTAAAGCATGATGAACGGGTAACAGTTGAGGGGAAAGTTCATAGTGCTCCTTTACTGCAATATTATGGGAAAAAGAAGTCGCGTCTTACGGTTCGTGTCCTCGTCGGTCGTTATTTAATTACAGCTGTATGTTTTAATAGGCCGTACTATAAGCAAAAGTTAAATTTAGATGAAACGGTAACGATTACTGGTAAATGGGATCAGCATCGTCAAACGATTGCGGTATCAGAGCTTCATTTTGGACCGGTTGTACGTCAACAAGAAGTAGAGCCTGTATACTCAGTGAAAGGAAAACTTACAGTAAAACAGATGCGTCGTTTTATTGCCCAAGCGTTAAAGGAGTATGGAGACTCTATAGTTGAAGTGTTGCCTGATGGATTGCTAAGTCGATATAAATTATTGCCGCGTTATGAAGCGCTTCGGGCGTTGCATTTTCCAGTAGGACAGGAAGATTTAAAACAAGCACGTCGCCGTTTTGTATATGAGGAGTTTTTCTTATTTCAGCTGAAAATGCAAACATTACGGAAAATGGAGAGGGAAAATTCGAAAGGGACAAAAAAAGAAATTCCTTCAGCAGAATTGCAAGAGTTTATCGATGCGCTTCCGTTTCCCTTAACTGGTGCACAGCGCCGGGTTGTAGATGAAATTATGAAAGATATGACATCTCCTTATCGGATGAATCGTCTGTTGCAAGGTGATGTAGGTTCTGGGAAAACAGTTGTTGCAGCAATTGGCCTTTATGCAGCGAAATTAGCACATTATCAAGGTGCTTTAATGGTTCCTACAGAAATTTTAGCAGAGCAACATTATCAATCGCTCGCAGAGACATTCTCGCACTTTGGTATGAAGGTCGAATTGTTAACAAGTTCTGTTAAAGGTGTAAGGCGTCGAGAGATTTTGGCGAAATTAGAACAAGGAGAAATAGATATCCTTGTTGGAACACATGCTTTAATTCAAGATGAAGTTATTTTTCATAGGTTAGGTCTCGTTATTACTGATGAACAACATCGATTTGGTGTAGCGCAGCGACGAGTTTTAAGGGAGAAAGGTGAAAGTCCAGATGTTTTATTTATGACGGCGACACCAATACCGCGTACGTTAGCAATTACTGCATTTGGAGAGATGGATGTTTCTATAATCGATGAGATGCCAGCTGGTAGAAAGGTAATTGAAACATACTGGGCAAAACATGATATGTTAGATCGAGTTCTCGGTTTTGTGGAGAAGGAGATAAAAAAAGGAAGACAAGCATATGTTATTTGTCCCCTTATTGAAGAATCTGAGAAACTTGATGTACAAAATGCGATCGACTTACATAGTATGCTGACTCATCATTATCAAGGGAAATGCCAAGTCGGATTAATGCATGGAAGACTATCATCTCAAGAAAAAGAAGAGATAATGGGGCAATTTAGTGAAAATAAAGTACAAATTCTCGTGTCAACAACAGTTGTTGAGGTAGGTGTAAACGTACCGAATGCGACTGTAATGGTTATTTATGATGCAGAGCGTTTCGGTTTATCGCAGCTCCATCAGCTCAGGGGGCGTGTTGGGCGTGGTAGTGAACAATCATATTGTTTATTAATTGCGGATCCAAAATCGGAAACGGGAAAAGAGCGTATGCGTATTATGACCGAAACGAATGATGGATTTGTATTGTCAGAAAAAGATTTAGAGTTAAGAGGTCCTGGAGATTTCTTTGGAAGTAAGCAAAGTGGTTTGCCAGAATTCAAGGTTGCTGATATGGTACATGATTATCGAGCGTTAGAAACAGCTAGACAAGATGCGGCGTTACTAGTAGATTCAGAAGCGTTTTGGCATAATGATCAGTATGCTTCGCTGCGTACTTATCTTGACGGGACAGGTGTGTTCCAAGGAGAGAAGCTCGATTAA